In the Victivallis sp. Marseille-Q1083 genome, one interval contains:
- a CDS encoding UPF0489 family protein: MSTPFPAGPPVHIVENHHEVLPFWSALRRRLGLAPVVLTLDFHTDTLPAFDHCRQHGRPHPPVGAALTEVLPLLRHDEHLDYALQAGFIRQAFVCSHVNFSRDVNPAIQILHDPATPSYPQSADADAGYRRYADRVLETDYLSRRLRRAEAFQFRPGATPFILDIDLDYFQTAAGMKPQTPQLFHHLIRQAAAVTISRETIWVELLRLAGETIDADNLLAQLRQHIDQAGSGEA, encoded by the coding sequence ATGTCAACGCCATTCCCAGCCGGCCCGCCGGTTCATATCGTCGAAAATCACCATGAGGTCCTGCCATTCTGGTCAGCGCTCCGCCGCCGGCTGGGCCTTGCGCCGGTTGTCCTGACGCTCGACTTCCACACCGATACGCTGCCGGCTTTTGATCACTGCCGGCAACACGGCCGTCCCCATCCGCCGGTCGGCGCCGCGCTGACCGAGGTGTTGCCGCTGTTGCGCCATGACGAACACCTCGATTACGCGCTGCAGGCCGGTTTCATCCGGCAGGCGTTCGTCTGCTCTCACGTCAACTTCTCGCGGGATGTCAATCCGGCCATCCAGATCCTTCACGACCCGGCGACGCCGTCCTATCCGCAATCCGCCGACGCCGACGCCGGCTACCGCCGTTACGCCGACCGGGTGCTGGAAACGGATTACCTGTCCCGGCGGCTGCGCCGGGCGGAAGCATTCCAATTCCGGCCCGGCGCGACGCCGTTTATCCTGGACATCGACCTGGACTATTTCCAGACCGCCGCCGGCATGAAGCCGCAGACGCCGCAACTGTTTCACCATTTGATCCGCCAGGCCGCCGCCGTCACCATCTCCCGGGAAACGATCTGGGTGGAACTGCTGCGGCTCGCCGGCGAAACCATCGACGCCGACAACTTGCTGGCGCAACTGCGGCAGCACATCGACCAAGCCGGTTCCGGCGAGGCCTGA